In a genomic window of Acidimicrobiales bacterium:
- a CDS encoding ABC transporter ATP-binding protein, with the protein MANPKNAPTDFDVADTDEETWPALYVKGLSKEYGDLPALEPLDLTVEVGESLALIGHNGSGKSTLLRMVAGLLEPSSGEVEIAGWPVGSEPARATTSYLPDDPVLYDDLSVREHVEYISRLHGGDGWDDYAQDIVERLGLSGREDDLPARFSRGLRQKTSLLLGLTRPFSLLLVDEPFVGLDAAGRETLLELLKEVHDDGAAVVVATHDPDFVGRVQRCVALRDGAVVYDGLAGSADVRALVSG; encoded by the coding sequence ATGGCGAACCCGAAGAACGCACCGACTGACTTCGATGTCGCGGACACCGACGAGGAGACCTGGCCGGCGCTGTACGTCAAGGGTCTGTCGAAGGAGTACGGCGACTTGCCGGCCCTCGAGCCGCTCGACCTCACCGTGGAAGTGGGGGAGTCGCTGGCGCTGATCGGCCACAACGGCTCGGGTAAGTCGACGCTGTTGCGGATGGTGGCCGGGTTGCTCGAGCCCAGCAGCGGTGAGGTGGAGATCGCCGGATGGCCGGTCGGCTCGGAACCGGCCCGGGCCACCACGTCGTACCTGCCGGACGACCCGGTGCTGTACGACGACCTGAGTGTCCGGGAGCACGTCGAGTACATCTCCCGGCTGCACGGTGGCGACGGTTGGGACGACTATGCGCAAGACATCGTGGAACGGCTCGGGCTGTCCGGCCGCGAGGACGACCTGCCGGCGCGCTTCTCCCGCGGCTTGCGCCAAAAGACGAGCTTGCTGCTCGGGCTCACGCGCCCGTTCTCGCTGTTGCTGGTCGACGAGCCGTTCGTCGGGCTGGACGCCGCGGGGCGCGAGACGCTGCTCGAACTGCTGAAGGAAGTCCACGACGACGGCGCAGCGGTCGTCGTGGCCACGCACGACCCCGACTTCGTCGGTCGTGTGCAGCGATGCGTGGCGCTGCGCGACGGCGCGGTGGTCTACGACGGGCTGGCCGGATCGGCCGACGTGCGCGCCCTCGTCTCCGGCTGA